The sequence ACCTCCGGGCATATGTGGAACGCTGACGATGCTGAGCAGGATACCCTGGCTGTCATCCCAGATTCTTCCTACGCTGGTGTGTATCAGACCGTGATTGATGACTGCAAGGAAAATGGCGCGTTTGACCCAACCACCATGGGGACTGTGCCGAATGTTGGCCTGATGGCGCAGAAGGCTGAAGAGTACGGCTCCCACGACAAGACTTTCAAGGTGCCCGAAGCGGGCACGGTTCAGGTGGTGAACTCCGCAGGCGACGTGTTGATCGAGCACGACGTTGAAAAGGGCGACATCTGGCGCGCCTGCCAAACCAAGGATGCCCCAATCCAGGACTGGGTCAAGCTCGCTGTCAACCGCGCTCGCCTGTCCGGCATGAAGGCCATCTTCTGGCTGGATCCAGAGCGTGGCCACGACGCTAACCTGATCAAGCTGGTGGAGAAGTACTTGGCAGACCACGACACAGAGGGCTTGGATATCTCCATCATGAGCCCTGTTGAGGCAACCAAGGTCACCGTGGACCGGATGCGAAGCGGGGAGGACACTATCTCGGTGACCGGTAACGTGCTGCGTGACTACAACACGGACCTGTTCCCAATCCTGGAGCTGGGCACGTCCGCGAAGATGCTGTCTGTTGTGCCTTTGATGGCTGGCGGTGGTCTGTTTGAGACTGGCGCTGGCGGGTCTGCTCCGAAGCACGTGCAGCAGGTGCAGGAAGAAAACCACCTGCGCTGGGATTCCTTGGGTGAGTTCCTGGCTTTGGCTGAGTCTTTCCGCCACGAGCTGAATGAGAATGGCAACAAGAAGGCTGGCGTTTTGGCTGACACCCTTGATGCTGCGACCGAGACCTTGCTGAACGAGGGCAAGAGCCCGTCACGCAAGGTCGGCGAGATTGACAACCGCGGTTCCCACTTCTACTTGGCGAAGTTCTGGGCTACCGAGCTGGCTAACCAGACCGAGGATGCGGAGCTGGCTGAGGCTTTCAAGCCAATCGCCGAGGAGCTCGAGGCTAACGCTGAGGCTATCGACAAGGAACTGCTTGAGGTGCAGGGCTCCCCTGCTGACTTGGGTGGCTACTACTTGCCTAACGACGAGAAAACCACCAAGGTCATGCGCCCATCGGAGACCTTCAACACGATCATCGATGAGCTAAAGAAGTAATACTTCTCGCGCACTAGCTTAAAACGCCCGATTAAACCACTACGCTGGTGCGTATGAAATTGACTCTTCTTGGACATTCCACCGTTGCTCTTGAGGTGCCGGAGGGTCGCATTGTGATCGACCCCGGCAACCTTACGGACAATCCGCGTCTCGACGAGGCACAGGCCATCCTGATCACCCACCTTCACCCTGACCACTGCGATGTTGACCAGATCAAGAATTCTGGCCTGCCGGTGTGGGGACCTCAAGCCGTCATTGATGAACTGGGCACGGGCACCATTGTTCAGTCTGGCGATACCATTAACGTCTTAGGCCAGGAGATTCGGTGCGTGGGTAAGATCCACGAGGTGATCCACCCGGATCTGCCCCGCCCGGAAAATATTGGCTACTTCGTTGACGGGATCCTGCACCCAGGAGACGAGTTCATCCATATCGACGGTGTAGAAACCTTGCTTATGCCCATCGCCTGCCCGTGGGTGAAAGCCGAGTACGCCGCCGAGTGGGCTAAGCACATTGGCGCGCACACCACCTATCCGATCCACGACGAAGTACTTTCTCACAAAGGCCGCAACCTCTATGACAACGTGTACAAGAACTTGCAGGTGCCTGGCTACCAGCGCCTAGCTCACGGTGTCACTGTCGAAGCCTAAGAAACTCTCGTCGAGGTCTGTGACGCGATCAGCTGCGGCCCGGATGGCTTCGTAGCGGCGCATCACAATAAACTTGGGCGGGTTAATCAGAAATTCCCAGGTGGCTGGGTCTCTCTGATCAAGAACGCCCACCGCCCGGAAGTAGAGGAACGCCCACCAGCCCGCGTAAGCAAGCACAACGATGCCGAGTGCGATCGCCCAGGTAATTCCTTCCGCGAGCACGATGTAGAAGATGCCGGCGATGGTCAGCACTAGCGAGACCACCACCAGTAAATTCGAGCGCGTGTTGAGGTGATGGTAATACAGCAGGGCGTTTCCAACGGCAGTGGTAGTCATAAAGGCTAAGACAGCCAGGATCGGCAGCATCAGCCGCGCTCCACGGTAAGCAGGTTGTCAAACCCCTGCCCGCCTGCGATGACCACTAGCGCTAGGTTCAGCGCCAGCACAAACACTACGGCGTAGAGGGCGTAGCCCAACACGGCTGCGAAGGTGGCACCACCTGGGTGTGCGATGGGGCGCACATTGTCCAGGTCATGCTCCCGGGCAATGATTTTGAGTTGCGCCCGGGCTCCCCATGCGTATTCTTCCACGATGGCATCGAGGAGTGGGTGGTGAGAAAGTGCAGGAAACTCACAATGCACATAAACACCACCCTCGGGTTAACTAGGGCATGAATTGATACGAAAAACCCTGTCCATCCCACACCGTGTTGGTCAACCCGATGGTTATCCGGTACCCCGGAAGGCGGACACAGCTGGGCGGGCTTTCATTGCTTAAAGAGAGGATGATACTGTCGGCGAAGAATCTGAAGATTGTGTTCCAC comes from Corynebacterium cystitidis and encodes:
- a CDS encoding NADP-dependent isocitrate dehydrogenase; translated protein: MSKIIWTRTDEAPLLATYSFKPIVEAFASNAGIDVETSDISLAGRIIAQFPDRLTDEQKLDDALANLGKLAKTPEANIIKLPNISASLVQLKAAIKELQDAGYDVPNYEDAKEEYAVVTGSAVNPVLREGNSDRRAPQAVKNFVKKNPHSMGAWSADSKTNVATMDAEDFRHNEKSVIMDKDDTLTIKLNDTVLKDDLKVLEGEVIDGTYMSAKALDKFLLEQVKRAKDEGILFSAHLKATMMKVSDPIIFGHVVRAFFKDVYDKYGDQLIEAGLDGENGLGAIYTGLEDLDNGAEIKAAFDEALKNGPDLAMVNSHKGITNLHVPSDVIIDASMPAMIRTSGHMWNADDAEQDTLAVIPDSSYAGVYQTVIDDCKENGAFDPTTMGTVPNVGLMAQKAEEYGSHDKTFKVPEAGTVQVVNSAGDVLIEHDVEKGDIWRACQTKDAPIQDWVKLAVNRARLSGMKAIFWLDPERGHDANLIKLVEKYLADHDTEGLDISIMSPVEATKVTVDRMRSGEDTISVTGNVLRDYNTDLFPILELGTSAKMLSVVPLMAGGGLFETGAGGSAPKHVQQVQEENHLRWDSLGEFLALAESFRHELNENGNKKAGVLADTLDAATETLLNEGKSPSRKVGEIDNRGSHFYLAKFWATELANQTEDAELAEAFKPIAEELEANAEAIDKELLEVQGSPADLGGYYLPNDEKTTKVMRPSETFNTIIDELKK
- a CDS encoding MBL fold metallo-hydrolase encodes the protein MKLTLLGHSTVALEVPEGRIVIDPGNLTDNPRLDEAQAILITHLHPDHCDVDQIKNSGLPVWGPQAVIDELGTGTIVQSGDTINVLGQEIRCVGKIHEVIHPDLPRPENIGYFVDGILHPGDEFIHIDGVETLLMPIACPWVKAEYAAEWAKHIGAHTTYPIHDEVLSHKGRNLYDNVYKNLQVPGYQRLAHGVTVEA